In the Pleuronectes platessa chromosome 8, fPlePla1.1, whole genome shotgun sequence genome, one interval contains:
- the lrrtm2 gene encoding leucine-rich repeat transmembrane neuronal protein 2: MGFHSRWPLVGPAPAALCLCVISMLLVCQLPPASCTTCPQKCRCEDLQFYCDTQGLQAPPDGVDKGALGLSLRHNSITELSPDQFYGFGQLTWLHLDHNQITTVQEDAFQGLYKLKDLNLSSNRITKLPNTTFIHLINLQILDLSFNQMTALEPELFHGLRKLQILHLRSNLLRTTPVRAFWDCRSLEYLGLSSNRLRSMARNGFAGLIKLKELHLEHNQLTKINLAHFPRLVALQFLYLQWNKISNLTCGMEWSWTTLEKLDLTGNEIRVLTPDVFQTLPNLKILLLDNNKLSSLDPQVMEMWQSLGTVGLSSNLWECTKRICSLATWLSTFKGRWEHSILCHSPEYAQGEEILDAVYGFQLCQNFSAPVVQTISTTTDATTATEITSSLFGIMQLTPTQDYAEDFGSFTTVTTTTTTTQTPLTAQATTAALEEAAVTDDFSAMDNTVMTHRVIIGTMALLFSFFFIIFVVYISRKCCPPTLRRIRHCSAIQNRRQMRTQQRQPMADLATQVPYNEYEPSHEEGALVIINGYGQCKCQQLPYKECEV; this comes from the exons ATGG GTTTCCATTCAAGGTGGCCATTGGTGGGACCTGCACCAGcggctctgtgtctgtgtgtgatcagcATGCTCCTAGTGTGCCAGCTGCCTCCTGCATCGTGCACAACCTGCCCTCAAAAATGCCGCTGTGAGGACCTGCAGTTCTACTGCGACACCCAGGGGCTTCAGGCACCCCCAGATGGTGTGGACAAGGGGGCCCTGGGGTTGTCACTACGTCACAACAGCATCACTGAGCTCAGCCCTGATCAGTTCTATGGATTCGGCCAGCTGACCTGGCTACACCTTGACCACAACCAGATTACCACTGTACAAGAGGATGCCTTTCAAGGGCTCTACAAGCTGAAGGACCTCAATCTGAGCTCTAATCGTATCACCAAGTTGCCCAACACAACCTTCATCCACCTCATCAACCTCCAGATACTGGACCTGTCCTTCAATCAGATGACTGCATTGGAACCAGAACTATTTCATGGACTGAGGAAGCTCCAGATACTCCACCTTCGTTCAAATTTACTTCGCACCACACCTGTTCGAGCATTCTGGGACTGCCGCAGCCTGGAATATCTGGGCCTGAGCAGCAACCGTCTAAGAAGTATGGCACGGAATGGATTTGCTGGGCTCATTAAGCTTAAAGAGCTCCACTTGGAGCACAATCAGCTGACCAAGATCAACTTAGCCCATTTCCCTCGCCTTGTTGCTCTGCAGTTTTTATATCTGCAATGGAATAAAATCAGCAACCTAACATGTGGCATGGAGTGGAGCTGGACCACTTTAGAGAAGCTCGACCTTACAGGAAATGAAATTCGTGTCCTCACACCTGATGTGTTTCAAACGCTGCCAAATTTAAAGATTTTGCTGTTGGATAACAACAAACTAAGCAGTCTGGATCCCCAAGTCATGGAAATGTGGCAGTCTCTGGGCACTGTTGGGCTGTCTAGCAACCTGTGGGAATGTACCAAAAGGATTTGCTCTCTGGCTACTTGGCTAAGCACCTTTAAGGGAAGGTGGGAACATTCCATTCTCTGCCATAGTCCTGAATACGCCCAAGGGGAGGAGATACTTGATGCCGTCTATGGATTCCAGCTTTGCCAGAATTTTTCAGCGCCAGTTGTTCAGACAATCAGTACAACCACAGACGCTACTACAGCTACAGAGAtcacaagctccctgtttggAATTATGCAGCTGACCCCCACGCAGGACTATGCGGAGGATTTTGGGAGCTTTACCACGGTCACTACCACGacaaccacaacacaaacaccactCACTGCTCAAGCAACTACTGCTGCATTGGAAGAGGCAGCAGTAACGGATGACTTCTCTGCAATGGACAACACTGTTATGACTCATAGGGTTATAATTGGAACTATGGCCCTTctattttcattctttttcatcatttttgttGTGTATATCTCACGGAAGTGCTGCCCTCCCACCCTGCGCCGGATACGCCACTGTTCGGCCATACAGAACCGCAGACAGATGAGGACCCAGCAGCGGCAGCCTATGGCAGATCTAGCAACACAGGTACCCTATAATGAATATGAGCCCAGCCACGAAGAAGGGGCACTCGTGATCATCAATGGCTATGGGCAGTGCAAGTGTCAGCAACTGCCTTACAAAGAGTGTGAAGTATGA